A stretch of Primulina tabacum isolate GXHZ01 chromosome 13, ASM2559414v2, whole genome shotgun sequence DNA encodes these proteins:
- the LOC142523326 gene encoding uncharacterized protein LOC142523326 isoform X1 has translation MRKNMGSFRTSGTYTSPGTPEHGDISMVETPGGWSSERVGMPNSSSRRHNSYAAALIPFNSGRALPSKWDDAERWIKSPVLGHKSFKAVPSEAPKRQPKSKSGPLGFSGLVRLSNYSPTLGAEIVNNFVGNAMSNGFSSYDTGIEVNSSQLYCENAIARSTSVPGLSNFLEVGLDDGTKEEDGYVSSEKEIRDVQVDKSTGTGQQSKKQEQIDVEKLKNVQVKLLKEEAKISAWENLQQAKADAAIQKLEMRLEKKRSVSMDKILNKLRAAQMKAEAMRNSVLSERHENRSRRNACLGSSCGFFVNFPSLVAREDSP, from the exons ATGAGGAAGAATATGGGATCGTTTAGAACTTCCGGTACATATACGAGTCCAGGGACACCGGAACATGGTGACATCAGCATGGTAGAAACTCCCGGAGGTTGGAGCTCAGAGCGTGTAGGGATGCCGAATAGCAGTAGTCGGAGGCATAATAGTTATGCTGCTGCTTTGATACCCTTTAACAGTGGAAGAGCATTGCCTTCCAAATGGGATGATGCTGAGAGATGGATTAAGAGCCCAGTTTTGGGCCACAAGTCTTTCAAGGCAGTACCTTCTGAGGCGCCAAAGAGGCAGCCAAAATCAAAGAGTGGCCCATTGGGATTTTCAGGACTTGTCCGCTTATCAAACTACTCGCCCACCTTGGGAGCCGAGATTGTGAATAACTTCGTGGGAAATGCAATGTCTAACGGATTTTCCAGTTATGATACTGGAATTGAAGTAAACTCCAGTCAATTATATTGTGAAAATGCTATTGCTAGAAGTACTAGCGTGCCTGGTTTGTCAAACTTTCTTG AAGTGGGGCTTGATGATGGCACCAAGGAAGAAGATGGGTATGTTTCAT CTGAAAAGGAAATCCGAGATGTGCAGGTAGATAAAAGCACTGGTACAGGCCAGCAGTCCAAGAAACAAGAACAAATAGATGTGGAGAAATTAAAGAATGTCCAAGTGAA GTTGCTAAAAGAAGAAGCCAAGATAAGTGCTTGGGAGAATTTGCAGCAGGCTAAAGCAGACGCCGCAATTCAGAAACTGGAG ATGAGACTAGAAAAGAAGAGATCAGTATCCATGGACAAAATATTGAACAAGCTCAGAGCCGCTCAGATGAAAGCTGAGGCCATGAGAAACTCGGTGCTGTCAGAAAGACATGAAAATCGAAGCAGGAGAAATGCATGCTTAGGAAGTTCCTGTGGCTTTTTTGTGAATTTTCCTTCTCTTGTTGCCCGTGAGGACAGTCCGTGA
- the LOC142523326 gene encoding uncharacterized protein LOC142523326 isoform X2 — MRKNMGSFRTSGTYTSPGTPEHGDISMVETPGGWSSERVGMPNSSSRRHNSYAAALIPFNSGRALPSKWDDAERWIKSPVLGHKSFKAVPSEAPKRQPKSKSGPLGFSGLVRLSNYSPTLGAEIVNNFVGNAMSNGFSSYDTGIEVNSSQLYCENAIARSTSVPEVGLDDGTKEEDGYVSSEKEIRDVQVDKSTGTGQQSKKQEQIDVEKLKNVQVKLLKEEAKISAWENLQQAKADAAIQKLEMRLEKKRSVSMDKILNKLRAAQMKAEAMRNSVLSERHENRSRRNACLGSSCGFFVNFPSLVAREDSP; from the exons ATGAGGAAGAATATGGGATCGTTTAGAACTTCCGGTACATATACGAGTCCAGGGACACCGGAACATGGTGACATCAGCATGGTAGAAACTCCCGGAGGTTGGAGCTCAGAGCGTGTAGGGATGCCGAATAGCAGTAGTCGGAGGCATAATAGTTATGCTGCTGCTTTGATACCCTTTAACAGTGGAAGAGCATTGCCTTCCAAATGGGATGATGCTGAGAGATGGATTAAGAGCCCAGTTTTGGGCCACAAGTCTTTCAAGGCAGTACCTTCTGAGGCGCCAAAGAGGCAGCCAAAATCAAAGAGTGGCCCATTGGGATTTTCAGGACTTGTCCGCTTATCAAACTACTCGCCCACCTTGGGAGCCGAGATTGTGAATAACTTCGTGGGAAATGCAATGTCTAACGGATTTTCCAGTTATGATACTGGAATTGAAGTAAACTCCAGTCAATTATATTGTGAAAATGCTATTGCTAGAAGTACTAGCGTGCCTG AAGTGGGGCTTGATGATGGCACCAAGGAAGAAGATGGGTATGTTTCAT CTGAAAAGGAAATCCGAGATGTGCAGGTAGATAAAAGCACTGGTACAGGCCAGCAGTCCAAGAAACAAGAACAAATAGATGTGGAGAAATTAAAGAATGTCCAAGTGAA GTTGCTAAAAGAAGAAGCCAAGATAAGTGCTTGGGAGAATTTGCAGCAGGCTAAAGCAGACGCCGCAATTCAGAAACTGGAG ATGAGACTAGAAAAGAAGAGATCAGTATCCATGGACAAAATATTGAACAAGCTCAGAGCCGCTCAGATGAAAGCTGAGGCCATGAGAAACTCGGTGCTGTCAGAAAGACATGAAAATCGAAGCAGGAGAAATGCATGCTTAGGAAGTTCCTGTGGCTTTTTTGTGAATTTTCCTTCTCTTGTTGCCCGTGAGGACAGTCCGTGA
- the LOC142522475 gene encoding uncharacterized protein LOC142522475: MSHLPHPSIPRSPPPRSLYKLNSWSPDSNRDEAWLRRKVCRNRRGKSLTDEDLDELKACIELGFSFDSSEIDQRLSDTIPAYGLYYAINKNYNSTVAKQRQPSSSAQPDCDTPSPVGSPHTILGPAGENPQVMKTRLRQWAQLVACSVRQSPN; this comes from the exons ATGTCACATCTACCTCACCCCTCTATTCCTCGGTCTCCGCCGCCTCGCTCTTTGTACAAACTGAATTCCTGGTCCCCAGACTCAAACCGCGACGAGGCGTGGCTGCGAAGGAAAGTCTGCCGTAACAGACGCGGCAAGAGCTTAACCGACGAAGATCTGGACGAACTGAAGGCCTGCATAGAGCTCGGTTTTAGCTTTGACTCCTCCGAAATCGACCAGCGCTTGTCCGATACAATTCCCGCTTACGGCCTCTACTACGCCATCAACAAGAATTACAATAGCACTGTCGCAAAGCAGCGGCAGCCTTCCTCTTCGGCCCAGCCAGATTGTGACACTCCCTCCCCAGTTGGAAGCCCGCACACCATTCTCGGTCCAGCTG GAGAAAATCCGCAGGTCATGAAGACAAGATTAAGACAATGGGCACAATTGGTTGCTTGCTCTGTTCGCCAATCTCCGAATTAA
- the LOC142522557 gene encoding B3 domain-containing protein Os01g0234100-like isoform X1 codes for MVSPYSQEILGTVETEKNRNLSFRLHPGYISYEMKLKIVHQNQENREVEEQVMKKESLDMDQMAETLTRPSPEDESTKPNSPSREVSPIADVHPSLFLGKRKRKRKEMMGEAWPNISRNMRKKKTFVPKSEDGTPDCGGMLVSEGDASIGGSSIRAQFKSPTMIRAEEVQSSLGNEQPSFLKVLVRSHVASCFWMGLPVPFCKLHLPSKDTTAVLENETGEEFEIKYIAHKTGLSAGWRKFVAGNKIVEGDVLIFQLIGPCRFKVYIIRANDLNEVDGALSLLILDSQTNQSDAEGTIDAQSKKKRRPKSLPLTFVQKKRQKESPVPRIGQQEELSANDSEEVASEVLECSKFSGSAYHFKDVKSFEEFHIVLHGVCIDLELPKHIRRKYYDLCCSKNTFLHDRLLPGLSCKLASGMIFETVNTADAIRGCNLTTPRNEFDVWEKSLRSFELLGLKVGFLRSRLHRLVSMSFESEDAVDTRRYLDAKIKRGQAEEEIRNLEAKLVEMKELSTKYDNEIEILKVKAEKYELKFQEEANSPW; via the exons ATGGTTAGCCCGTATTCGCAG GAAATTCTTGGTACTGTAGAAACCGAGAAGAATCGGAATCTGTCTTTTCGTTTACACCCTGGCTACATTTCTTACGAAATGAAACTGAAAATagttcatcaaaatcaagaaaatcgAGAAGTTGAAGAGCAAGTGATGAAGAAGGAATCGTTGGATATGGATCAGATGGCGGAAACCCTGACGCGTCCTTCACCTGAGGATGAGTCGACGAAGCCGAATTCGCCGAGTCGGGAGGTTTCTCCTATTGCTGATGTTCACCCATCGCTGTTTTTA GGTAAGAGGAAGAGAAAGCGTAAAGAGATGATGGGCGAAGCTTGGCCCAATATTTCGAGGAACATGAGGAAGAAGAAGACCTTTGTTCCCAAATCCGAAGAT GGAACACCTGACTGTGGAGGAATGTTGGTGAG CGAAGGAGATGCCTCCATTGGTGGGTCAAGTATTCGTGCCCAATTCAAGTCACCCACCATGATTCGAGCCGAGGAGGTTCAGTCAAGCTTGGGCAATGAGCAGCCCAGTTTTTTGAAAGTCTTAGTTAGATCTCATGTAGCCAGTTGTTTTTGGATG GGGCTTCCAGTTCCCTTCTGCAAGCTACATTTACCAAGCAAAGACACCACAGCTGTTCTCGAAAACGAGACTGGTGaggaatttgaaataaaatatattgcACATAAGACAGGACTTAGTGCAGGATGGAGGAAATTTGTTGCTGGAAACAAAATAGTTGAAGGAGATGTTTTGATATTCCAACTGATTGGACCATGCCGATTTAAG GTGTACATAATAAGGGCAAATGATTTAAACGAAGTAGATGGTGCACTTAGCCTACTAATTTTGGATTCTCAAACAAACCAAAGTGACGCGG AGGGAACTATCGATGCCCAAAGCAAGAAAAAACGACGTCCGAAATCTCTTCCCTTAACATTTGTGCAGAAAAAGAGGCAAAAGGAAAGTCCAGTGCCTCGAATTGGACAACAAGAGGAGCTTTCTGCAAATGACAGCGAAGAGGTTGCTTCCGAGGTTTTAGAATGTTCCAAGTTCTCTGGATCCGCTTACCATTTTAAGGATGTTAAAAGCTTCGAGGAATTTCACATTGTGCTCCATGGAGTATGCATCGATCTTGAGCTCCCCAAACACATCCGTCGAAAATACTACGACCTATGCTGCAGCAAAAACACATTTCTTCATGATCGACTCCTCCCAGGGCTTTCCTGTAAGTTAGCTTCTGGCATGATTTTTGAAACAGTCAATACCGCTGATGCTATAAGAGGGTGTAACCTCACGACCCCGAGAAATGAATTTGACGTCTGGGAAAAATCATTGAGGTCTTTCGAACTTCTTGGCTTAAAGGTTGGATTTTTACGGTCTCGATTGCATCGTCTCGTGAGTATGTCTTTTGAGTCGGAAGATGCGGTTGATACGAGAAGGTATTTGGATGCCAAGATCAAGCGTGGTCAGGCTGAAGAAGAGATTCGAAATCTAGAAGCGAAGCTCGTGGAGATGAAAGAATTATCTACAAAATATGATAATGAGATCGAGATTTTGAAGGTGAAAGCGGAGAAGTATGAGCTGAAGTTTCAAGAAGAGGCTAATTCCCCCTGGTAG
- the LOC142522557 gene encoding B3 domain-containing protein Os01g0234100-like isoform X2: MVSPYSQEILGTVETEKNRNLSFRLHPGYISYEMKLKIVHQNQENREVEEQVMKKESLDMDQMAETLTRPSPEDESTKPNSPSREGKRKRKRKEMMGEAWPNISRNMRKKKTFVPKSEDGTPDCGGMLVSEGDASIGGSSIRAQFKSPTMIRAEEVQSSLGNEQPSFLKVLVRSHVASCFWMGLPVPFCKLHLPSKDTTAVLENETGEEFEIKYIAHKTGLSAGWRKFVAGNKIVEGDVLIFQLIGPCRFKVYIIRANDLNEVDGALSLLILDSQTNQSDAEGTIDAQSKKKRRPKSLPLTFVQKKRQKESPVPRIGQQEELSANDSEEVASEVLECSKFSGSAYHFKDVKSFEEFHIVLHGVCIDLELPKHIRRKYYDLCCSKNTFLHDRLLPGLSCKLASGMIFETVNTADAIRGCNLTTPRNEFDVWEKSLRSFELLGLKVGFLRSRLHRLVSMSFESEDAVDTRRYLDAKIKRGQAEEEIRNLEAKLVEMKELSTKYDNEIEILKVKAEKYELKFQEEANSPW, from the exons ATGGTTAGCCCGTATTCGCAG GAAATTCTTGGTACTGTAGAAACCGAGAAGAATCGGAATCTGTCTTTTCGTTTACACCCTGGCTACATTTCTTACGAAATGAAACTGAAAATagttcatcaaaatcaagaaaatcgAGAAGTTGAAGAGCAAGTGATGAAGAAGGAATCGTTGGATATGGATCAGATGGCGGAAACCCTGACGCGTCCTTCACCTGAGGATGAGTCGACGAAGCCGAATTCGCCGAGTCGGGAG GGTAAGAGGAAGAGAAAGCGTAAAGAGATGATGGGCGAAGCTTGGCCCAATATTTCGAGGAACATGAGGAAGAAGAAGACCTTTGTTCCCAAATCCGAAGAT GGAACACCTGACTGTGGAGGAATGTTGGTGAG CGAAGGAGATGCCTCCATTGGTGGGTCAAGTATTCGTGCCCAATTCAAGTCACCCACCATGATTCGAGCCGAGGAGGTTCAGTCAAGCTTGGGCAATGAGCAGCCCAGTTTTTTGAAAGTCTTAGTTAGATCTCATGTAGCCAGTTGTTTTTGGATG GGGCTTCCAGTTCCCTTCTGCAAGCTACATTTACCAAGCAAAGACACCACAGCTGTTCTCGAAAACGAGACTGGTGaggaatttgaaataaaatatattgcACATAAGACAGGACTTAGTGCAGGATGGAGGAAATTTGTTGCTGGAAACAAAATAGTTGAAGGAGATGTTTTGATATTCCAACTGATTGGACCATGCCGATTTAAG GTGTACATAATAAGGGCAAATGATTTAAACGAAGTAGATGGTGCACTTAGCCTACTAATTTTGGATTCTCAAACAAACCAAAGTGACGCGG AGGGAACTATCGATGCCCAAAGCAAGAAAAAACGACGTCCGAAATCTCTTCCCTTAACATTTGTGCAGAAAAAGAGGCAAAAGGAAAGTCCAGTGCCTCGAATTGGACAACAAGAGGAGCTTTCTGCAAATGACAGCGAAGAGGTTGCTTCCGAGGTTTTAGAATGTTCCAAGTTCTCTGGATCCGCTTACCATTTTAAGGATGTTAAAAGCTTCGAGGAATTTCACATTGTGCTCCATGGAGTATGCATCGATCTTGAGCTCCCCAAACACATCCGTCGAAAATACTACGACCTATGCTGCAGCAAAAACACATTTCTTCATGATCGACTCCTCCCAGGGCTTTCCTGTAAGTTAGCTTCTGGCATGATTTTTGAAACAGTCAATACCGCTGATGCTATAAGAGGGTGTAACCTCACGACCCCGAGAAATGAATTTGACGTCTGGGAAAAATCATTGAGGTCTTTCGAACTTCTTGGCTTAAAGGTTGGATTTTTACGGTCTCGATTGCATCGTCTCGTGAGTATGTCTTTTGAGTCGGAAGATGCGGTTGATACGAGAAGGTATTTGGATGCCAAGATCAAGCGTGGTCAGGCTGAAGAAGAGATTCGAAATCTAGAAGCGAAGCTCGTGGAGATGAAAGAATTATCTACAAAATATGATAATGAGATCGAGATTTTGAAGGTGAAAGCGGAGAAGTATGAGCTGAAGTTTCAAGAAGAGGCTAATTCCCCCTGGTAG
- the LOC142523235 gene encoding uncharacterized protein LOC142523235 isoform X1 encodes MSEPSQVQNAPACSKLWPFGMSVFHNVVFSSGPLQYIEDVEYDSGFPDSRSNSNSTRNPDGNQDPLIIKPPKKSQASLRALVLAFAVVCSLYTCSVCLNQANFYTRQKFGSFEVNPTQRCHDIGIDRSQTPYFHYPNPTTFSRAECACNPVRLFAIVSMQRSGSGWFETFLNSHGNVSSNGEIFSVMERRSNVSSILSTLDQVFNMDWFTSASKNQCSAAIGFKWMLNQGLMECHKEIVEYFNDRGVSVIFLFRKNHLRRMVSVLANSYDRNAKLLNGIHKSHVHSRQEADTLAGYKPTIHLTSLMMDLKQMEDMVLDALDYFRSTRHMVLYYEDLLKNRTKLMEVRKFLELPQMELTSRQVKIHKGPLSEHVKNWDDVKRTLKGTTYESFLHGD; translated from the exons ATGTCGGAGCCGAGCCAGGTCCAAAACGCACCAGCTTGCTCCAAACTTTGGCCTTTTGGCATGTCTGTTTTCCATAATGTTGTCTTCTCAAGCGGGCCCCTCCAGTATATCGAAGATGTTGAATATGATTCAGGTTTCCCCGATTCCAGGTCTAATTCCAATTCCACGAGAAACCCGGACGGGAATCAG GACCCTTTAATCATTAAACCGCCCAAGAAATCCCAAGCTTCATTAAGGGCGTTAGTCTTAGCATTCGCTGTAGTGTGCAGTCTCTACACATGTTCAGTCTGTCTAAATCAAGCCAATTTTTATACCCGTCAAAAATTTGGAAGCTTTGAAGTTAATCCAACGCAGCGGTGTCATGATATTGGCATTGATAGATCTCAAACTCCATACTTTCATTACCCAAATCCCACGACCTTTAGCAG GGCCGAATGTGCTTGCAATCCAGTGCGCTTGTTTGCCATTGTGTCTATGCAAAGATCCGGAAGTGGCTGGTTTGAGACATTTTTAAATAGTCATGGTAATGTTAGTTCTAATGGAGAGATATTTTCCGTTATGGAAAGGAGAAGCAATGTTTCTTCAATATTGTCGACTCTAGACCAAGTTTTCAATATGGACTGGTTTACTAGCGCATCTAAGAATCAATGCTCGGCTGCCATTGGATTCAAGTGGATGCTTAATCAG ggATTGATGGAATGTCACAAAGAAATAGTTGAATATTTCAACGACAGGGGTGTCTCTGTAATTTTTCTCTTTCGGAAAAATCATCTGCGCAGGATGGTTTCGGTGCTCGCTAATTCCTACGATCGAAATGCTAAACTCTTGAATGGTATTCACAAGTCCCATGTGCATTCACGTCAAGAG GCCGATACTCTTGCTGGATATAAACCAACAATCCATTTAACATCACTTATGATGGATCTCAAGCAAATGGAGGATATGGTTTTGGATGCATTAGATTATTTCCGCAGCACCAGACATATGGTTCTTTATTATGAAGACCTACTAAAGAATCGTACT AAACTGATGGAAGTGCGAAAATTTTTGGAGTTGCCACAAATGGAGCTAACCAGTCGCCAAGTCAAGATACACAAAGGACCACTATCAGAACATGTGAAGAACTGGGATGACGTTAAAAGAACTCTCAAAGGAACTACTTACGAGAGCTTCCTGCACGGAGACTAA
- the LOC142523235 gene encoding uncharacterized protein LOC142523235 isoform X2, with product MLSSQAGPSSISKMLNMIQDPLIIKPPKKSQASLRALVLAFAVVCSLYTCSVCLNQANFYTRQKFGSFEVNPTQRCHDIGIDRSQTPYFHYPNPTTFSRAECACNPVRLFAIVSMQRSGSGWFETFLNSHGNVSSNGEIFSVMERRSNVSSILSTLDQVFNMDWFTSASKNQCSAAIGFKWMLNQGLMECHKEIVEYFNDRGVSVIFLFRKNHLRRMVSVLANSYDRNAKLLNGIHKSHVHSRQEADTLAGYKPTIHLTSLMMDLKQMEDMVLDALDYFRSTRHMVLYYEDLLKNRTKLMEVRKFLELPQMELTSRQVKIHKGPLSEHVKNWDDVKRTLKGTTYESFLHGD from the exons ATGTTGTCTTCTCAAGCGGGCCCCTCCAGTATATCGAAGATGTTGAATATGATTCAG GACCCTTTAATCATTAAACCGCCCAAGAAATCCCAAGCTTCATTAAGGGCGTTAGTCTTAGCATTCGCTGTAGTGTGCAGTCTCTACACATGTTCAGTCTGTCTAAATCAAGCCAATTTTTATACCCGTCAAAAATTTGGAAGCTTTGAAGTTAATCCAACGCAGCGGTGTCATGATATTGGCATTGATAGATCTCAAACTCCATACTTTCATTACCCAAATCCCACGACCTTTAGCAG GGCCGAATGTGCTTGCAATCCAGTGCGCTTGTTTGCCATTGTGTCTATGCAAAGATCCGGAAGTGGCTGGTTTGAGACATTTTTAAATAGTCATGGTAATGTTAGTTCTAATGGAGAGATATTTTCCGTTATGGAAAGGAGAAGCAATGTTTCTTCAATATTGTCGACTCTAGACCAAGTTTTCAATATGGACTGGTTTACTAGCGCATCTAAGAATCAATGCTCGGCTGCCATTGGATTCAAGTGGATGCTTAATCAG ggATTGATGGAATGTCACAAAGAAATAGTTGAATATTTCAACGACAGGGGTGTCTCTGTAATTTTTCTCTTTCGGAAAAATCATCTGCGCAGGATGGTTTCGGTGCTCGCTAATTCCTACGATCGAAATGCTAAACTCTTGAATGGTATTCACAAGTCCCATGTGCATTCACGTCAAGAG GCCGATACTCTTGCTGGATATAAACCAACAATCCATTTAACATCACTTATGATGGATCTCAAGCAAATGGAGGATATGGTTTTGGATGCATTAGATTATTTCCGCAGCACCAGACATATGGTTCTTTATTATGAAGACCTACTAAAGAATCGTACT AAACTGATGGAAGTGCGAAAATTTTTGGAGTTGCCACAAATGGAGCTAACCAGTCGCCAAGTCAAGATACACAAAGGACCACTATCAGAACATGTGAAGAACTGGGATGACGTTAAAAGAACTCTCAAAGGAACTACTTACGAGAGCTTCCTGCACGGAGACTAA
- the LOC142523235 gene encoding uncharacterized protein LOC142523235 isoform X3, whose protein sequence is MGVDICLFTEDPLIIKPPKKSQASLRALVLAFAVVCSLYTCSVCLNQANFYTRQKFGSFEVNPTQRCHDIGIDRSQTPYFHYPNPTTFSRAECACNPVRLFAIVSMQRSGSGWFETFLNSHGNVSSNGEIFSVMERRSNVSSILSTLDQVFNMDWFTSASKNQCSAAIGFKWMLNQGLMECHKEIVEYFNDRGVSVIFLFRKNHLRRMVSVLANSYDRNAKLLNGIHKSHVHSRQEADTLAGYKPTIHLTSLMMDLKQMEDMVLDALDYFRSTRHMVLYYEDLLKNRTKLMEVRKFLELPQMELTSRQVKIHKGPLSEHVKNWDDVKRTLKGTTYESFLHGD, encoded by the exons ATGGGTGTAgatatctgtctcttcaccgaG GACCCTTTAATCATTAAACCGCCCAAGAAATCCCAAGCTTCATTAAGGGCGTTAGTCTTAGCATTCGCTGTAGTGTGCAGTCTCTACACATGTTCAGTCTGTCTAAATCAAGCCAATTTTTATACCCGTCAAAAATTTGGAAGCTTTGAAGTTAATCCAACGCAGCGGTGTCATGATATTGGCATTGATAGATCTCAAACTCCATACTTTCATTACCCAAATCCCACGACCTTTAGCAG GGCCGAATGTGCTTGCAATCCAGTGCGCTTGTTTGCCATTGTGTCTATGCAAAGATCCGGAAGTGGCTGGTTTGAGACATTTTTAAATAGTCATGGTAATGTTAGTTCTAATGGAGAGATATTTTCCGTTATGGAAAGGAGAAGCAATGTTTCTTCAATATTGTCGACTCTAGACCAAGTTTTCAATATGGACTGGTTTACTAGCGCATCTAAGAATCAATGCTCGGCTGCCATTGGATTCAAGTGGATGCTTAATCAG ggATTGATGGAATGTCACAAAGAAATAGTTGAATATTTCAACGACAGGGGTGTCTCTGTAATTTTTCTCTTTCGGAAAAATCATCTGCGCAGGATGGTTTCGGTGCTCGCTAATTCCTACGATCGAAATGCTAAACTCTTGAATGGTATTCACAAGTCCCATGTGCATTCACGTCAAGAG GCCGATACTCTTGCTGGATATAAACCAACAATCCATTTAACATCACTTATGATGGATCTCAAGCAAATGGAGGATATGGTTTTGGATGCATTAGATTATTTCCGCAGCACCAGACATATGGTTCTTTATTATGAAGACCTACTAAAGAATCGTACT AAACTGATGGAAGTGCGAAAATTTTTGGAGTTGCCACAAATGGAGCTAACCAGTCGCCAAGTCAAGATACACAAAGGACCACTATCAGAACATGTGAAGAACTGGGATGACGTTAAAAGAACTCTCAAAGGAACTACTTACGAGAGCTTCCTGCACGGAGACTAA